AGCCGTATCTCAACCGAACATGATCGCTTGATTTGTGCTGGTCAGGAATGGTCTAGCTCTGAAGGAGGGAGACATCCGGCGTCTTGTTTCCGCTCCGTGAGTGAGGGGTGCGCGATGGCGTCGGTGCTGGGAGTGCTGGAGGAGCGGGAGACAGCGGCCCGGGTGCGGGTGGAAGGGCTGCGGGAGGAAGTCGCCCGTTTGGCTGGGGTGTTGGAGGCCGCCGAGATCGAGCTGGACCGGCGGGTGATCGCGCGGGAAGAGCTGGTCGAGGCCCTGGCAGCCTCGGTTGCCGGGACCACCGCAGTGACCGAGGTTGAGGCGGAGCGGGAAACCGCGCCCGCGCCGGTGCCGGGCTCGATCGTGCCACCCTGGCGCGAAGGACTGCCCGTGACGGTGCTGGCGCCGGACTACCAGCGGATCCTGGGCGTGCTGGAGGAGCGGCAGTCGGCGGGCCAAGGACCGCTGAAGGCCAGGGAGATCACGGTGGGGCTGGGCTTGGAGACGACGCCGGCGAAGGTCGAGGGGGTGCGCTCGAAGGCCAGGCGCCTGGTGGAGCGCGGGTGGCTCATGCAGGAGACGTCGGGGATGTTCAGAGCCGGCCGGCGGCCCGTGTCCGCGCCAGACGCCGGCCCATCCGCGTGACCATCGACCACCGGATCATCGCCTCGCTGCTGGCTGGCAACGTCTCGTAGTCCCGGGCCAGTCGGCGCGAATGCATCAACCACGCGAACGTGCGCTCTACCACCCAACGCCTCGGCAGCACCACGAACCCCGCCGTATCTTCGGTGCGCTTGACGACCTCCAGGGTGAGCGCGAGTTTCTGCCGGCACCAGTCGACCAGGCCGCCGGTGTAACCGCCGTCGGCCCAGACCAGGCAGATGTCGCGGTGCAGGCGGCGTAGCCGCTGCAGCAGACCCACCGCGGCATCCCGGTCACCGATGTTCGCGGCGGTGACCGCGACGACCAGGAGCAGACCGAGGCAGTCGGTCACGATGTGCCGCTTGCGGCCGCCCACCTTCTTCCCGCCGTCCCATCCGCGCGAGACGGACGGCACCGAGGCCGCTGCCTTCACCGACTGCGCATCGATGATCCCGGCCGTCGGCTCCGCCTCACGGCCCTCCTGCTCACGCACCCGTCCGCGCATCCGGTCGTGGAACTCTGTGGTCAGCCCGTGCTCGCGCCAGCGGCGGAAGAACGCGTAGACCCGGCCCCAATCAGGGAAGTCCACGGGCATCGCCCGCCAGGAGATCCCGCCCGCGACCAGGTAACGGATCGCGTCCAACATCTGCCGATGGCAGTAGCCCTCGGGCTGCCCGCCCCGTCCCTGAAGCCAGGCCGGCACCGGCACCAAAGGCCGGATGGCCGCCCATTCCGCATCCGACATGTCCGAGGGATACCGGCGTTCCCGGTCCGGATGGTCGGCCGCGTTGCCGTACACATGCGCGAGGCAGTCACACGATGGAGCAGCCGAGTTGAACTGAACGGGTTCGGACGCGTACAACAACGACACCAGGGCCTCCCGGCACTGCTCGGTTAGATTCGCATCCCCGAGCTACCGAGAGGCCCTGCCTTCATGCGCGCACAACGGGAAGATCACCCCGGCGGGAAACCTGTTCGACCTACACGTTCCATGTTCGATTGAGATACGGCTACTTAGCCCACTTTGGCCGGAGGAGTCCTTTCATGACGTGGAGGTCGACGTGCGACGGTCCATCAGCCGCATCAAAGCGAGTCCCTACCTTCCCCACCGCGAGTCCGTACGCGGGTTCGTCCTCGACGTCGCCACAGGACAGCTTGAAGAAGTGCAATAGAACGCCGCCGGTGAGTGGCCGACATTGCCTGATCGGCGACGATCCGGACCGGGATAACCGGGCTGATGAGAAAGGCCCTCGCGGAACGGTTCTTCTCCGAATCAGCCGGTCGCGTCGGGGTGCTTGAGAAGCTGTGCCAGGGGAACGTCCACATCGGCGAGTTTGCCTGCGTCGACTGCTCGGCCGGAGGTGACGAGAGCGCGGATCGGGTCGGTGACGTCCCAGACGTTGACGTTCATGCCCGCGAGCACCCTGCCGCCGGAGAGCCAGAACGCGATGAACTCACGCGTCTCCCTTCGGCCGCGGAAGACGACTTGGTCGTAGCCGCCGGGTTCGACGTAGCCGGTGTACTCCATGCCCAGGTCGTACTGGTCGGTGAAGAAGTAGGGCACACGGTCGTAGGCCACGTCCTGGCCGAGCATCGCCTTGGCCGCGACTTGCGGCTGGTTGACGGCGTTGGCCCAGTGCTCGACACGGATGTGCTTGACGAGCAGTGGATGGAAGGCGTTGGCGACGTCCCCGGCGGCGTAGATGTCCGGGTGCGAGGTGCGCAGGTGGGCGTCGACGCGGATGCCGTTGTCGACCTCCAGGCCGGCAGCGTCGGCGAGCTGAGTGTTGGGGGTGATGCCGACCCCGACGATGACCGCGTCGGCAGTGATGCGGCTGCCGTCCTCCAGCAGCACACCGTTCGCCCTGCCCTCGGTACCGGTGATCTCGGCGACTTGGACACTGAAGCGCAGGTCGACTCCGTGATCGGTGTGCAGGTCGGCGAAGACCTGGGCCACCTCGCGGCCCAGCACGCGCAGCAGCGGCAGCTCCGCCATCTCCAGCACTGTGACCTCGACGCCCGCCGCGCGGGCGGCGGCCGCGGTCTCCAGACCGATCCAGCCGGCGCCGATCACCACGATGCGGGATGCGGATTCGAAGGATTCCTTGATGCGGTCGCTGTCGGCGAGCCGGCGCAGGTAGTGCACGCCGTCGAGGTCGGCACCGGGCACGGTCAGATGACGTGGTGAGGAGCCGGTGGTCAGGAGCAGCTTCTCGTAACCGATGCGGCTGCCGTCAGCGAACGTCACCTCGTGTCCGGCCGGGTCGACCGCGGTTGCCGTGCTGCCAAGGCGCAGGTCGACGTCGTGCTCGGCGTACCACTGGGGAGGATGGACGTAGACGGTGTCACGCTCGTCCTTGCCCAGCAGGTAGCCCTTCGACAGCGGCGGCCTTTCGTAGGGGCGCTCGCTTTCCTCTCCGAGCAGCACGATCGGGCCGTCGAAGCCCTCTTCGCGGAGGGTCTGTGCTGCCTTCGCACCGGCCAGGCTGGCTCCGACGATCACGAATGCGTTATTCACGGCCATGTCCTCTCCTCTGCTGCATTGGCTCGGCCCGCGGGCGGGTGGTGATCCGCTCACTGCCAGGCGTCGCCCGTGGCCAGGCCATCGTTGTCGATAGCCCTGCGCTGTCAGCGGTTTGATTTGTTCCCCGGTGTGTCTGCCGATAGGTGGTCGCCGGTGAGGGGGTGCTCGGACCGTTCGTCGACTGTCGCTGCGTCAGGCGGCGGTGCGCGTGGGTTGCAGTTCGGCGTCCAGTTGCTCGAACAGTTCGTTGCCGGAGGCGGTGAACTTGGCGATGCCCTCGTCCTCCAGCACGCGGACCACGTCGTCGTAGGACACTCCGGCGGTCTCCAGGTCGTCGAGGACCTGCTGGGATGCCGGGTAAGTGCCGTGGATGGTGTCGCCCTGGATGCGGCCGTGGTCGGCGACCGCACGCAGAGTCTGCTCCGGCATGGTGTTGACCACCCCGGGCGCCACCAGTTCGTCGACGTAGCGGGTGTCGGCGTAGGCGGGATCCTTCACCCCGGTGGAAGCCCACAGCGGGCGCTGGGGCCGCATCCCGGCCGCGGCCAGCGCCTGCCACTCCTGGGAGGCGGCGGCCTGCTCGAAGTGCTGGTAGGCCAGGCGCGCGTTGGCAATCGCGGCCCGCCCGCGCAGGGCCATTGCATCCGGCGTGCCGATCTTGTCCAGCCGGCTGTCGACCTCGGTGTCCACACGGCTGACGAAGAAGGAGGCCACCGACGCGATGGACGCCAGGTCACGCCCCGCGGCATGAGCCTTACCCATGCCGTCGAGGAAGGCGCGGAGCACTTGGTCGTAACGGTCGAGGGAGAAGACCAGTGTGACGTTGATGTTGATGCCTTCCGCGAGCGCGGTGCTGATCGCCTCCAGGCCGGGCCGGGTGGCGGGGATCTTCACGAACAGGTTCGGCCGGTCCACCAGCCACCACAGGGCTCGGGCCTCGGCGATCGTCGCCGCCGTGTCGTGCGCGACGCGCGGGTCCACCTCGAGCGACACCCGGCCGTCCACCCCGTCACTGGCCTCGTACACGGGGCGCAGTACGTCACAGGCCCAGCGCACGTCGAACGCTGTCAGCAGCCTGACAGCTTCCTCGACCCGCACCCCGCGCCGGGCGAGATCACCGAGCTGTGCGTCGTAGCGGGCACCCGAGCGGATCGCCTTGGCGAAGATCGTCGGGTTGCTGG
This portion of the Streptomyces agglomeratus genome encodes:
- a CDS encoding IS5 family transposase, with amino-acid sequence MSDAEWAAIRPLVPVPAWLQGRGGQPEGYCHRQMLDAIRYLVAGGISWRAMPVDFPDWGRVYAFFRRWREHGLTTEFHDRMRGRVREQEGREAEPTAGIIDAQSVKAAASVPSVSRGWDGGKKVGGRKRHIVTDCLGLLLVVAVTAANIGDRDAAVGLLQRLRRLHRDICLVWADGGYTGGLVDWCRQKLALTLEVVKRTEDTAGFVVLPRRWVVERTFAWLMHSRRLARDYETLPASSEAMIRWSMVTRMGRRLARTRAAGRL
- the tal gene encoding transaldolase, with amino-acid sequence MSENLDRLAAEGVAVWLDDLSRERLASGGLADLVRDQRVVGITSNPTIFAKAIRSGARYDAQLGDLARRGVRVEEAVRLLTAFDVRWACDVLRPVYEASDGVDGRVSLEVDPRVAHDTAATIAEARALWWLVDRPNLFVKIPATRPGLEAISTALAEGININVTLVFSLDRYDQVLRAFLDGMGKAHAAGRDLASIASVASFFVSRVDTEVDSRLDKIGTPDAMALRGRAAIANARLAYQHFEQAAASQEWQALAAAGMRPQRPLWASTGVKDPAYADTRYVDELVAPGVVNTMPEQTLRAVADHGRIQGDTIHGTYPASQQVLDDLETAGVSYDDVVRVLEDEGIAKFTASGNELFEQLDAELQPTRTAA
- a CDS encoding NAD(P)/FAD-dependent oxidoreductase, which encodes MAVNNAFVIVGASLAGAKAAQTLREEGFDGPIVLLGEESERPYERPPLSKGYLLGKDERDTVYVHPPQWYAEHDVDLRLGSTATAVDPAGHEVTFADGSRIGYEKLLLTTGSSPRHLTVPGADLDGVHYLRRLADSDRIKESFESASRIVVIGAGWIGLETAAAARAAGVEVTVLEMAELPLLRVLGREVAQVFADLHTDHGVDLRFSVQVAEITGTEGRANGVLLEDGSRITADAVIVGVGITPNTQLADAAGLEVDNGIRVDAHLRTSHPDIYAAGDVANAFHPLLVKHIRVEHWANAVNQPQVAAKAMLGQDVAYDRVPYFFTDQYDLGMEYTGYVEPGGYDQVVFRGRRETREFIAFWLSGGRVLAGMNVNVWDVTDPIRALVTSGRAVDAGKLADVDVPLAQLLKHPDATG